A single genomic interval of Lewinellaceae bacterium harbors:
- a CDS encoding polysaccharide deacetylase family protein → MSRCSPPVFYYHSVAPKRISGWVLNGLTFSLEKFEDQLQYLVKHGFKSLFLDEYSDIREGKKPGQGNEICLTFDDGYLDNWVYVWPLVKKYGLRFTLFVSPECIDPRSLIRPNLEDVWDGNCNLQDLDDKGYLTWDELRMMQDSGVVDIQSHTMSHTKYVTSGELQGFYYGGSRGVYPIWNLNPGLKPDYMADLDFEHRLPWGYPLFKEESAVIAHRITINPELYQQLHSLQNSKDLEEPAARQEYEIKARQILKNFQVTQNLVIDQEPDQQYYQRMHYEVVTSKEILEQKLEKPVKFLCWPHGDNTQEAHELARSVGYRATTSGKLSDEATKLDRIPRLGGDFENAPWISRQKFHFKINSHYQRQPYRTVREMYNLKNRLLKRV, encoded by the coding sequence ATGTCCAGATGTAGTCCACCAGTTTTTTATTACCATTCGGTAGCTCCAAAAAGAATTTCTGGCTGGGTACTGAATGGACTTACATTTTCACTGGAAAAATTTGAGGACCAGTTGCAATATCTGGTAAAACATGGGTTTAAGTCTCTTTTTTTGGATGAATACAGTGACATCCGGGAGGGGAAAAAGCCTGGTCAGGGCAACGAGATCTGTCTCACTTTTGACGATGGTTATCTGGATAATTGGGTTTATGTCTGGCCTTTGGTGAAGAAGTACGGCTTGCGTTTTACGCTCTTTGTTTCACCGGAATGTATAGATCCACGTTCACTTATACGGCCAAATCTGGAAGATGTATGGGATGGAAATTGCAACCTACAGGACCTGGATGATAAGGGGTATTTGACATGGGATGAATTGCGAATGATGCAGGATTCGGGCGTCGTTGATATTCAATCCCACACCATGTCGCATACCAAGTATGTCACTTCTGGTGAGTTACAGGGATTTTATTATGGAGGTTCCCGTGGAGTGTATCCAATTTGGAACCTCAATCCGGGGCTTAAGCCGGACTATATGGCTGACCTTGATTTCGAGCACCGGCTTCCCTGGGGCTATCCGCTTTTCAAAGAAGAATCGGCGGTTATAGCACACCGGATCACGATCAATCCCGAACTCTATCAGCAACTGCATTCTCTACAAAATTCTAAAGATTTAGAGGAGCCTGCAGCTCGGCAGGAATATGAAATCAAAGCCCGTCAAATCCTGAAAAACTTTCAGGTAACACAAAATCTGGTGATTGATCAGGAGCCTGATCAGCAATACTACCAGCGAATGCATTACGAAGTGGTAACGTCCAAGGAAATATTGGAACAGAAGCTGGAGAAGCCGGTTAAATTCCTGTGCTGGCCACACGGTGACAATACCCAGGAAGCCCATGAATTAGCCCGTTCTGTAGGCTATCGTGCTACCACTTCCGGTAAGCTTTCTGATGAGGCAACCAAACTGGATCGTATTCCAAGGTTGGGGGGTGATTTTGAAAATGCTCCCTGGATAAGCCGACAGAAGTTTCACTTTAAAATAAACAGCCATTATCAGCGGCAACCATATCGTACAGTACGCGAAATGTACAATTTGAAAAACCGTTTGCTTAAACGTGTCTGA
- a CDS encoding glycosyltransferase family 4 protein: MNQANTKPIHYILWDLGPGGMELNVLQYIDHFYGRSKMEVYGLRATENTLFDEKKIKVICARNSPGNTYWKYWKYCRSNRRDIFHLNNGGPVILLITLLAGIKNPIYHIHGTIYWKSGIQKIYLKFVWFVIRMLLTFRKVTFVANSHYSKKVFHDNVLPVNTLVIYNGIDTSRFYAHFHPRKGLKKMAYVGRLHPGKNVELVVRLFEEIAADHPQLELHIAGSGPLQEAIQKQCDASPFHQRIICHGFIADIERFYGEMDLFLFLSAFESFGNVLVEALLTGLPILTSDIPAFREIYGEHHVFELGKPDNYEFIKQRFIQAVRTYPVLASKPLSMIEELKHRFSQQNHVDQIKALYVQM; encoded by the coding sequence ATGAATCAAGCTAACACGAAGCCGATCCATTATATCCTTTGGGATCTCGGCCCCGGAGGCATGGAATTAAATGTTCTGCAATACATTGACCATTTTTACGGCCGTTCCAAAATGGAGGTTTATGGCCTCCGTGCAACCGAAAACACACTTTTCGACGAGAAAAAAATAAAAGTCATTTGTGCCCGGAATAGCCCAGGTAATACGTACTGGAAATATTGGAAATATTGCCGATCAAACCGCAGGGATATTTTTCATTTGAACAACGGGGGACCGGTCATCCTGCTCATCACACTTTTAGCAGGGATTAAAAACCCGATCTATCACATTCACGGCACAATTTATTGGAAATCAGGCATCCAGAAGATCTATTTAAAGTTTGTATGGTTCGTAATCCGGATGTTACTGACTTTCCGTAAAGTCACCTTTGTGGCCAATTCCCACTACAGCAAAAAAGTATTTCATGATAATGTTTTACCGGTCAACACGCTGGTTATTTACAATGGAATAGACACCAGCCGCTTTTATGCTCATTTTCATCCCCGTAAAGGATTAAAGAAAATGGCTTATGTCGGCAGACTGCATCCGGGGAAAAATGTTGAGCTGGTCGTTCGGTTATTTGAAGAAATAGCGGCAGACCATCCGCAGCTGGAGTTGCATATTGCCGGCTCCGGGCCATTACAGGAGGCCATTCAAAAACAATGTGATGCCAGCCCATTTCATCAGCGCATCATTTGTCACGGGTTTATTGCAGACATCGAACGATTTTATGGAGAAATGGATCTATTCCTTTTCCTGAGCGCATTTGAATCCTTTGGTAATGTACTTGTCGAGGCATTGCTTACAGGCCTCCCCATATTAACCAGTGATATTCCGGCATTTCGGGAAATCTATGGCGAACATCATGTTTTTGAACTGGGTAAACCTGATAATTATGAATTTATTAAACAGCGATTTATCCAGGCGGTACGAACTTATCCCGTTCTCGCTTCTAAACCATTATCTATGATTGAAGAATTGAAGCATCGATTTTCTCAGCAAAATCATGTGGATCAAATCAAAGCCCTTTATGTCCAGATGTAG